The nucleotide window CGTCTTCGACCAGGAGGATGCGCATGTGGAAACCGGATCGCAAAAGAAGAGACTGCAAAAATACGGCAGGAGATACGAATGGCCGCGTCGGCAGTATGCCGGACCCGGCAACTGTGCAGCGCCGAGGTGAAGCGAATCTTAAAGAATAAATTCGGCAGAAATTGCCTGCAGCCATATTGAGCCATATCAAATTATCTAAAGTTTAAGTTGTATGACGTCGTACAAATACATGGTATTGTGGTGTCTATCTTGCATGGATGCACCACCTCAAGGCTGATGAAATTACGTTACCCGTTGTTTAATAAGTATCTTATGTCTTATACATGACCTCACGCAACAGGCGGCTCTCGCTCTGGTTGTATGACGTCATATGACATTTTATGGAGGAAGACATGAATGTGCCCGTGAATCCTTTCAAGCAAGCGCTGCGCGATCGCCGGATGCAACTGGGCCTGTGGTCCGGCCTGTCGAGCCACGTGACGGTGGAAGTGCTGGCCAATGCCGGCTTCGACTGGCTGCTAATCGATACCGAACACTCGCCGAACGAGCTGCCGATGGTGCATTCGCAATTGCAGGCGGTGGCCCGCGGCGCCACCCACCCGATCGTGCGGCCGACGTGGAACGACACGGTGGTCATCAAGCGGCTGCTCGATATCGGCGCGCAGACCCTGCTGATTCCTTTCGTGGAAAACGCCGACGAGGCACGCAACGCGGTGGCGGCCACCCGCTATCCGCCGCTGGGCGTGCGCGGCTACGCCGCCGCGGCCCGCGCCTCGGACTTCGGCCGCATCAAGGATTACCCGCATGCCTGTGAAGAACAGCTGTGCGTTATCCTGCAGGTGGAAACACCCGCTGCCCTGGCCAACATCGAAGCGATTGCCGCAGTTGACGGCGTGGACGGCATCTTCATCGGCCCCGGCGACCTGGCGGCCAGCATGAGCCATATCGGCCAGATCGGCCATCCGGACGTGGTGGCGGCGATCGACGACGCGCTGGCGCGCATCCGCGCCACCGGAACGCCGGCCGGCATCCTGGCGTCGGACGAAAAACTGGCGCGCCGCTGGATCGAGCAAGGGGTGGACTTCATCGCCGTCGGCAGCGATACGGGCTTGCTGGCGCGCGGCGCCGAGCAGCTGGCCGCCAGGTTCAAGAACGTCGCCTGACCAATCCATCTTCACCAAACATTTCACTACGAGGAAAAAACATGAGCAAAATCGGATTCATTGGCCTGGGCATCATGGGCACGCCGATGGCGGGCCACCTGCTGCGCGGCGGCCATGAACTGTTCGTGCACGACGTGAAGCCGATCCCGGCCGAACTGCTGGACCAGGGCGCGCAGGTGCGCGGCTCGGGGCACGACGTGGCCCGCGATGCCGAGATCGTGATCGTGATGGTGCCCGATACGCCGCATGTGGCTTCGGTACTGTTCGACGAGGGCGGCGTGGCCGAAGGGCTTTCGGCCGGCAAGGTGGTGGTCGACATGAGCTCGATCTCGCCGATCGAGACGAAGCAGTTCGCGGCCCGCATCAATGCCCTCGATTGCGACTACCTCGATGCGCCCGTGTCGGGCGGCGAAGTGGGGGCCCGCGCCGCCAGCCTGACGATCATGGTGGGCGGCTCGCCCGAAGCGTTTTCCAGGGTCAGGCCCCTGTTCGAACTGATGGGACGGAACATCACCCTGGTCGGCGGCAATGGCGATGGGCAGACCACCAAGGTGGCCAACCAGATCGTGGTGGCGCTCAATATCGAAGCGGTCGGCGAAGCGCTGCTGTTCGCCGCCCGCATGGGTGCCGACGCCGGCAAGGTGCGCGAGGCGCTGATGGGCGGCTTCGCCGCCTCCCGCGTGCTGGAAGTGCACGGCGAGCGCATGGTCAAGCGCACCTTCGATCCGGGCTTCCGCATCGAGCTGCACCAGAAGGACCTGAACCTGGCGCTGGCCAGCGCGCGCCAGCTGGGCCTTTCGCTGCCCAATACCGCCACCACGCAACAGCTGTTCAGCGCCTGCGCCGCCCACGGCGGCAAGGCCTGGGACCATTCGGCCCTGGTGCGCGCGCTGGAAACGCTGGCCAATTTCCAGATCGGCGACACGGTAGCAAAATGACCCGGACGCCACTGACGCAACCGCGCGCCCTGCTGCGTGCGATGTTCGATGCGGCGGTGGCGGCGGCGCAGCCGGCGCTGTGCCTGCCGCCGCACCTGCCGCCGCCGCCGTTGGGCCGCACGCTGGTGATCGGCGCCGGCAAGGCATCGGCCGAGATGGCGCGCGTGCTGGAGCGGCACTGGCAGGGCGACCTCGCCGGCCTGGTCGTCACGCGCTATGGCTACGCGGTGCCGTGCGAGCGCATCGAGATCGTGGAGGCGGCCCATCCGGTGCCGAACGAAGCCGGCCTGTCCGCAGCACGGCGCATGCTCGATTTCGTCGCTGGCCTGACGCCCGACGACCTGGTGATCTGCCTGATCTCCGGTGGCGGCTCGGCCTTGCTGCCGCTGCCGGCGCCCGGCCTCACGCTGGCCGACAAGCAGCGCCTGAACAGCGCCTTGCTGGCCAGCGGCGCCACGATCAGCGAGATGAACTGCGTGCGGCGCCACCTGTCCGCCATCAAGGGTGGCCGGCTGGCGGCGGCATGCCATCCCGCACGCGTGCTCACCCTGCTGATCTCCGACGTGCCGGGCGACGATCCGGTGGACATCGCCAGCGGCCCCACCTGCGCCGACGCCACCACCTGCGAGGATGCGCTGGCCGTGCTGCGCCGTTACGGCATCGAAGTTCCCGCCCACGTGCGCGCCGTGCTGGAAAGCGGCCGCGGCGAATCGGTGAAGCCGGGCGACCCGCGGCTGGCAGGCCACGACATCCGATACATCGCCACGCCGCAGATGGCATTGGAGGCCGCGGCGGCGGTGGCGGCCGAAGCGGGCGTGACTGCGCACATCCTGGGTGACGGCATCGAGGGCGAAGCGCGCGAAGTGGGCACCGTGCTGGCCGGGATCGCACGCCAGGTGGCCGCGCGCGGGCAGCCGTTCGCCGCGCCGTGCATCCTGCTGTCTGGCGGCGAAACCACGGTAACGGTGCGCGGCAAGGGCCGCGGCGGGCGCAACGTGGAATTCCTGCTATCGCTGGCGGTGGCGCTGAACGGCCTCGAACGGGTGCACGCGATGGCGTGCGATACCGATGGCGTGGATGGGCAGGAGGAGATCGCCGGCGCCTATGCCGGCCCGGCCACGCTGGAATGCGCCCGGCAGCTGGGCATCCGCCCACGCGACAGCCTGGCCGACAACGACGGCCACGGCTTCTTCCAGGCGCTGGACGATTCGGTGGTATGCGGCCCCACGCTCACCAACGTCAATGACTTCCGGGCGATCCTGATCGAGGGCTGACAGCGGCGGGCGCGATGCGGATCTGGTTGCGCCCGCCCTGCTTCGCTTCGTACAGCATGGCGTCGGCACGCAGGAACAGCTCGTTGCCCGTCTTGTATTCCGGGTAGGCGGCCACGCCGCCGCTGAACGAGAAGGTGCGCACCGTGCCGGGCGTGACCTCGAAGGGAATCGCGCCGAACGCCTGCCGCATTGCATCGAGCCGGCGCGCGCCATCTTCGAGCGAACAATCCCAGAACACGACGACGAATTCCTCGCCGCCGAAGCGGCTTAGCAGGTCCTGCTCGCCGACGTGCGACGACAGCGTGAGCGACAGCCGCTTGATGACGATGTCGCCGAAATAATGGCCCCAGGTGTCGTTGATGGTCTTGAACTTGTCGATGTCGACCACGCCCAGCGCCAGCGACCGCCCTTCGCGGCCGGCATTGCAGATCAGCTCCTGGGTTTTCTTTTGCAGGCCCACCTTGTTCAGCAGGCCGGTGGCGCGGTCCTTGCCGATCAGGTCCTTGCTGACGCGGATCTTGTTGGCGCGGTTCACCAGTTGCGCCGTCAGCAGCTCGCGGCTGATCAGCGGAATGATGCCGTCGAAGCCGCTGGCCAGCGCGGCGCGCGTCAAATCCACGTCGACACGGCGCTGCAGCATCATGATTTCGCGTACCGGATCGGCCTCGATATTCTTCTTCAACACGCGCACGATCGCCTCGGTGCGCTCGTATTCCGCGTCCGCGATCATCACCATGTCCGGCTGGAGTTCCTTGACGCGCAAGTGCAGCGTGTGGGCGTCGTCATGGCGCAGCAGTTCGACGCGCTGTTCCAGCAGCGCCGCCTCATCCACCTGCGTGGCATCGCCGAGGAAGATCAGGCGCACCAGGTCGCCGCGCTTCTTTTGTACGAACAGGTTGAACAGCTTGTCGACCAGCACGTCGTTGGCGATCGGTTTTTCCGCATAGGCCAGGCAGTCGCTGTCCACCAGGCGCTGCTGCAGCAGGAAGCGGCCACCCTGGCGCGCCGATTGCAGGTAGACGTAGCTGTGGCCGCCCGGCAGCCGCTCCAGCAGCTCGCCCAGCAGCAGTGTCTTGCGGGCCGACTGCATGTCGGCCTGCATGTTGTGCAGCGCATCGAGATCGATCACGAACAGGCTGTTGTCGCCGCTGGCTTCGACGGCCTGGGCGAAATCGCTCACTTCGCTGAAGAAAGCGATGTCGAAATCGTACTTGTGCGCATGCAGCAGCAGCTCATCCTTGTTGTCCTTGATGAAAAAGCTCTGCGAGAGCAACAGTGCATGGTTTTTGTAAAGCGGTGCTTCGCTGGTCATGTTCCGTGGCGTGCGTCGTGATGGATAAGCATCACCTTACACAAGAACCGCACATCCGGTCGCAAAATCAGCGGCAGCGCAGCCACTTTTTCAGGCTTTTTTCAGGGCGCTACCCTTGTGTGCCGCCTCGGCCCCGGTTTTATCGCTGACCACCAGATACTCCGGGTTTTCTTTCGATGCTGCGACATGGTGGCCTTTGATGTCGGTGGGGGATGTCAGTTTCTTCTTCACCGTTCCATGCACCGTGCCTTGCGACGATTGCCACTGCACCTTGTCGCCCGCCTTGAAGTCGTCCGCCATCGTCATTCCTCCGGTTTGAACAGGACAGCTATTTGACCATGGATTGTCACGCCTTTCTCGTACGTTACGTGCTGTGCGGCGCCACCTGCCGCGGGGGGCGGGCTAGAATCCGGAACTTCGTCATTCTGGATGTTCCGGTCATGCCACCACACCTGGGCCTCGTCTGCATTACCGCGTCGACCGCCGTACGCTACCGCACCATCACGCGCAAGCGGCTGCTGGAGCATTCGCTCGACGGCCAGCGCAAACTGCTCGACGAACTGTACCGCAGCAATATCCAGGTCCTGGACAATGCGCTGCGCTACTGCGAGGCGGAGGGCATCCGGCTGTACCGCATGCCCTCGTCCCTCTTTCCGTTTTCGGACGAGGATATCGGCCGCGAAGTGCTGGCGCCGTTCGCCGCAACGCTGGCGCGCACGGGAGCGCGCGCGCTGGAACGCGGCATCCGGCTGGTGATGCACCCGGACCAGTTCGTGGTGCTGAGTTCGGATTCGGCCGGCGTGGTGGAGAACAGCGTGAAGATCCTGCAGATGCATGCGGACATCATGGATCTGCTGGCGCAGCCGCGCACGCCGTGGGCGTTGCTGGAGATCCATGGCGGCAAGGCCGACCGGGACGACGCGCTGGTGGCGAACATCGCCCGCCTGCCGGACGCGATCCGCTGCCGCCTCGGCCTGGAAAACGATGAGTATGCCTACAGCGCCAGCGAGATCCACGCCATCTGCCTGCGCACCGGCGTGCCGATGGTATTCGATGCCCACCACCACATCGTGCATGAGAAGCTGGACAGCTATGAAGACCCCAGCGTGGGCGAAATGCTGGACAAGGCGCGCGCTACCTGGGTGGTGCCTGAACACCAGCTAGTGCACATCTCGAATGGCCGCACGTCGTTCAACGACCGGCAACACTCGGACCTGATCAGCACGATGCCCTCTTCCTATGCGCGCGCGCCCTGGATCGAGATCGAGGCGAAGTCGAAGGAAGACGCGATCAACGGCCTGGCGGGATGGCGGGCCGCCGCCGGCTGAGGGTGGCTGAATGCCGGCTGAATGCCGGCTGTTACTTCGGGGTTTTAACGGCAGGTTTCGGGGTGCCGCCGGTTGCCGGCCTGGCTGCGGGCCTGGAAGCAGATTTGGAAGCAGGTTTGGCCGCCACGTTGGCCGCAGGCTTGGCAGCCGTGCTGGCCGAAGTCCTTACCGCGGGCTTCGCCGCGGATTTTGCCGTGGATTTGACGCCCGCGGCCTCGAACAGCGTCTTGGCATCCTTGTGCGCCTGGTCGATATTGCGCAGCTTGGCGCTTTTATCGTGCGGCACGAAGAACTCCTTGTCTTGCGCCGCCATCACGATCTTCACGGCATCGTTCTCGGGGATATCGTATTTCTCGAAGATGAGCGTCGTCACTTCGTCCAGGTATTCTTCGTAGGTCATGGGGGGCTCCGGTGAAGGCCGCATTGTAGCGCGGCCGAAACCGGGGACAGGCACCGATTGATTTGAATGCTCTTAAAACGGATGTTCGTCACTAATGCCGCCCAGTTAAGCGTTACCGACACGTTGAAAGCGCACGCATTCACCCCAACAGCGAAGGGCCGGGGTCAGACCCGCCGGGTCTGACCCCAGAATTTGCACCTGGGTGGGCTTGTCAATGCGGCTTCAATGCCTGTCACCGTTTTTCGCCTGCTCAGAAGTAAATCACTTCCCCTTCCCGCCGGGCCTGCGCCTTCGAATAGCTGACCCGGTGCGCCACCTTGCCGCCCGGCGTCAGCAGCGTGATCTCGCCACCCTTGTTCGACAGCTGGATCGAGCCTTTCGGCAGGCTGACCGTGACGGCGCCGCGTGCCGGGATCGTGCCGAATTCATCCGGCACGGCCAGGCGGTTGCGGTTGGCGTCGCGCAGCACGAAGCCGGCCAGCGAGACGGCTTGCGAGCCGCCATTGGCCAGCATGACACGTTCGCCGCCCGGGTCGTCGCCCTGCGGATTGACGAGCGCGGCGAGGATGCGCAACTTGCCGGGTTCCACCGGGTCGGGAACCGGAACGTCGGGTGGCGTGACGTCCGACGCCGGGCCCAGGTAGATGGGATAGAAGGTGCGGATGTGCTGGTTGTTCTCGCTGCGGAACACCTTCAACTCATAGCGCGCGCCGTTGATCACCGCCTCCTTGGGCGCACGGGCGCCGAGGTGGGCCCGCACCGTACCCAGCGCCATCAGCCCCTCGACGCTGCAACCGACGAAGAAGCCGCCGGTCGGCTTGGTCAGCGGGCGCAGCACCTTGGCATCGTAATCCGGCGCCATCCATTTATACGAGATGGTGACGGATTCAGCGAACTGCTCCTGGCCATCCTTGTACTGGCCGCGCAGGTAGACGATGCGGTCGTCGTCCAGGCCCGGGAATGCGGCGCGGTTGCCTTCGCGCTGCACCATCCCATCGTCCAGGTAGTACTTGTACCAGAAGTGGTAACCCTGCACTTTCGGCCCCTCCTGCTCGCCCACGAACACGTGCTCGAAGCCGGACAGCGCCGGATCGCCACCGCCACGGAAGGTGCGGAACCACATCTCCAGCAAGGTCGCATACCAGCGCGCGCTGCTGACCGACGTGCCCGTGGCCTCCTCCACATATTGGCGGGCCACCAGCATCGGCGCGCTGTCGACGACGGCGTCCAGCAGATCGTGGATCTCTTCCCTTTCCTCGGGCGTTTCCGCCTCGGCATGCTGCTCGTCCAGCGCATAGTTGTCGAACAGTGCCTGGGCCAGGTCGTACGTGGTGCGCTTGTGCTGCGGCAGCGCGAGGTCGAACAGGATGTTCGGGTCGCGCAGCGTTTCGGTCTTCGTCAGCACACGGATGAATCCGTGCTCTTCCTGCCCTGCTGCATCAGACGTGGCCAGCAGTGGCTTGATGCCGCTGCCGGACTGGTCCGCATCCCAGATTGCCTGGTAGATGTTCATGGCCTTCCCCTTTCAGATGAGCCCTTCCGCTGCCTGGTGCGGCATTTATTGGTATTACCGCCCGTGGTGGAAGGGATCGGACAGGCGGATGGAAGTGCTGGCGAATGCCGGCCACGCTGGTGGATGGGCTGCCGGTGCTCGCCATGCTTGCGAATGGTGACACCGGAAAATGACAGGCGTATGTGAAACGAATGCGGAAGTGAGTGCGGTGAGAAAAATATAGCGCCGCATGGGGAGCCGCGTCAAACCCGGAATATGCGGCCCCATCAGTAAAAACGCCGGCTTGCGCCGGCGTTCGAGGGGGCTAACGGGACGTGACGCTCAGCCGAGCGGCACCGTCATCGCCTTGCGGATCGCCACGCAGCGCGCATCTTCCTGCTGCGTTTCCAGCAGCGCGCGGCGGGTACCGGCCGTCAGTTCTTTCTGCTGCGCGGCCGTGTCCGCCAGCCGCTGCACGCTTTGCGGCGTGCAGGTGGCCGGGATCATGGACTCGGCAAAGCTGCGCATGTAGACCGGGCCGGCGTTCTTGTCCAGCTCCGGCAGCCGCGCCAGCCGCTGCGCGGCGCTTTGCTCGTTGAGCGAAGCCTGCGCGGACGGATACAGGTTTTCCATCGCCGTGCGGATGCGCGAGAACGGCAGCTTGGTCTGCAAGTCCGCGATCTTCGCCAGCCAGTCGGCCTTCACCGCCGGGTCGGGCCGCACCACCTGCGCCGCCAGCGCGGCGGCCTGGCCGGCGTCGGACTTGTCGCGCGCCGCTTCGGCGGCCAGCAGCTTGTCCGCAGCCGGATAATCCTGCTCGGCGAGCTGCTTGACGATCGCCCACCGCACATCCTGGTTGATGGTCACGCCTTTCGGCACGCCACGGTTTTGCAGCAGCCCGGCGAGGCGGTCCAGTGCCGGCTTGCTGCCGGCGAAGTCCACGTACGTGGCCAGCCACCGGCGGCGGAAGTTCTCGTCCTTCGCCGTGGCGATGCCCTGCCATGCCATCTTCTCCAGCGCCTGCACGGTGCTGGTGGTATACGCGGCATCCGGCGCCATCTTCTGCAGGTAGCCCAGGCCCGTGCGAACGTTCGTCAGCACATTGCCGAGCAGCGCATAATCCGTTTCGCGCGGCGCGTTGTTCAGGGCCGTCTGCATGAATTCGTTGAGCGCCAGTTCGCCATCGCGCACGCCATCCCACATGCTTTGCCACAGCATGGCGCGCAGCAGCGGCTCGGCCACCTTGCTGACGTGCGAACGCGCGGTGCCGAACGAGCGCGCATCGAGCTTCACCTTGGCATAGCCCCAGTCTTCATAATTCGGGTAGACCAGGTCCGGGCAGGCGGCGCCCTGCAATTCCGGTACGGCGGTGCTGGCGCCCTTGTACGTGACGGCGACCTTGCGGTCCAGCGTCATCGCCTTGCCCTGGTTGCGGAACAGCGCCACCTGCACACGCTGCTCGCGCAGCACCGGGTGCTCGCCCGGCGCCGTCTGCGCCAGGCTGAAGGCATCGATCTTGCCACCCTTGCAGGTGTAGTTCGCCGTGACGGTGTTCACGCCCGGCTGGTATAGCCAGTCCTGCGTCCACTGCGACAGGTCGCGGCCAGCCGCTTCGCCCAGGCTGCCGATGAAATCGTCGAGCTTCGCGTTCTGGAACTGGTACTTGACGAGGTAGTTGTGCACGCCGCGGCGGAAGGTTTCCTCGCCCAGCAGGTGGCGCAGCTGCTTCAGCGTGGAGGCGCCCTTCGAATACGTGATCGCGTCGATATTGTCGAAGGCGTTCGCGCTGGTGGCCACCGGCACCTCGATCGGGTGCGTGCCCAGCGACTGGTCCTGGCGGTAAGCCGCGGTCTTGCCTTGCGCGTAGAAATACTGCCATGCGTTCTTGAATTCGGTGGACTCCGCGGTGCCCAGCGTGCCCATGAACGACGCAAAGCTCTCGTTGAGCCACAGGCCATTCCACCATTTCATGGTCACCAGGTCGCCGAACCACTGGTGCGCCATCTCGTGCATGATCACCGAAGCCAGCGAATGGCGCTGGTCCGTCGTCATCTTGTCCTTGTGGAGGAAGCGGTTCTCGGCGAACGTGACCGCGCCGGCGTTTTCCATCGCGCCGTACAGGAAGTCCGGCACCAGCAGCTGGTCGTATTTCTCGAACTGGTAGGGGATGCCGAAGTAATCGTCGAAGAACGCCAGGCCCTGCTTCGTGAACGTGAACCAGTCCTTCGGATCCACCTGCGCGGCCACGGACTGGCGCGCGAACAGGCGCATCGGATACTTGGCGCTGTTGTCCTCCCAGATCTTGTACGGGCCGGCATGCAGCGAGAAGTTATACGGCGACAGCTTCTTCGACACGGGGAAGGTCCAGCGCTTGCCGCCCTGCGCATCCTCGACCTTCGCTTCGCGCATGGTGGACACCACCACCCAGTCCGCCGGCGCGGTGACGTTGACCTGGTAGGTGGCCTTCAGGTCGGGCTGGTCGAACAGCGCGAACATCTGCTGCGCCGCCGCGGGTTCGAAATGCGAGTAGGTATAGACGCGGCCATCGACCGGATCGACCATGCGGTGCAGGCCCTCGCCGTTGGTGCTGTGCAGGCGCTCGAAGCTGACGACGACGGTATTGCGGCCCTTTTTCAGGTCGGCTGCGGCCAAGGTAATGAACCATTTGTTGTATTGCGGCGCGACGGACTTGCCATTGACGGTCAGCGACTTGACGGTGGCCTTGTTCAAGTCGATCGTCAGCGGCGACGAGGCATCGTTGAGATCGAAATTCAGCGTGGTCGTGTTGGCGAAGGTTTCCTGGCCCGTGAGCGTGAAGTCGAGCTGGTAAGCCACGTTCGACACGCGCGCGGAACGGGCTTCGGCATCGGCTTGCGACAGCCACTCCTTGTCGGCGCGGGGTGCGCTGGCGGCCAGCACGGCCGGTGCGGCCATCAACAGCGAGGAACCAAGAGTCAGGGCGACGGCTTTCCTTAAAAGCGGTTTCATCGTTATCCTTGTGAGATGAGGTGCCCCCAGTCGACCACCGATCGGGCGGCGCGAAATGATAACATTCCCGATCGTTATCAATCCCCGGAATCGCCCATGCAAGTGACCTTTGAAACGCCGGACCAGCCAGACGTGCACGCGCTGATCGCCGAACTCGATGCCTATCTGTATTCGCTGTACCCGCCGGAGAATGTGTACGCACTGGACATCGCTTCGTTGCTGGCGCCGAACGTGGAATTCGCCGTGGCGCGCGATGCCGGCGGATCGGCGATCGGCTGCGCCGCGGTCGTGGTAACGCCGGAATATGGCGAGATCAAGCGCATGTATGTCCGGCCCACGGCGCGCGGCCAGGGGCTGGCGCGGAAGCTGATTTCCGCACTGGAGGAAAAGGCCCGGGCACAGGGCTGCTCGGTATTCATGCTGGAGACAGGGCCGACGATGCAGGAGGCTTTGGCGCTGTATGAACGCATGGGGTACAAGCATCGCGGAGCATTCGGGGATTATCCGGAAGATCCTTTGTCCGTCTTCATGCAGAAGGTCGTGGCGTGAGCGTTTCGGATTCCGATGCGGGGCCTGGTTCCGGTTCTCCCTCCGGGTCCAAGGACACGCTGACCAAGGACACGCTGACCAAGGACACACTCACCAAGGACACGCTGACCGAGCTGCGCGACCTGACCCGCGCGTTTGCGGCGGAGCGGGACTGGCAGCAGTTTCATACACCGAAGAACCTGGCCATGGCGCTGTCCGTCGAAGTCGCCGAACTGGCCGAGCATTTTCAGTGGCTGCACACGGGGGCGGCTGAAGAACTCGATGAGCGCAAGCGCGAGGGCATCCGGCATGAGATGGCCGATGTGCTGCTTTATCTGGTGCAGTTGGCCGATGCTACTGGAGTGGACTTGCGCGCGGCGGCGCTGGAGAAGTTGCGGCTGAATGGGGAGAAGTATCCAGCCGCTGTCGTGAGGGGCGATGCGCGGAAGTATGATGAGTATTGATCTGATCGT belongs to Pseudoduganella albidiflava and includes:
- a CDS encoding aldolase/citrate lyase family protein, which gives rise to MNVPVNPFKQALRDRRMQLGLWSGLSSHVTVEVLANAGFDWLLIDTEHSPNELPMVHSQLQAVARGATHPIVRPTWNDTVVIKRLLDIGAQTLLIPFVENADEARNAVAATRYPPLGVRGYAAAARASDFGRIKDYPHACEEQLCVILQVETPAALANIEAIAAVDGVDGIFIGPGDLAASMSHIGQIGHPDVVAAIDDALARIRATGTPAGILASDEKLARRWIEQGVDFIAVGSDTGLLARGAEQLAARFKNVA
- a CDS encoding 2-hydroxy-3-oxopropionate reductase, with the protein product MSKIGFIGLGIMGTPMAGHLLRGGHELFVHDVKPIPAELLDQGAQVRGSGHDVARDAEIVIVMVPDTPHVASVLFDEGGVAEGLSAGKVVVDMSSISPIETKQFAARINALDCDYLDAPVSGGEVGARAASLTIMVGGSPEAFSRVRPLFELMGRNITLVGGNGDGQTTKVANQIVVALNIEAVGEALLFAARMGADAGKVREALMGGFAASRVLEVHGERMVKRTFDPGFRIELHQKDLNLALASARQLGLSLPNTATTQQLFSACAAHGGKAWDHSALVRALETLANFQIGDTVAK
- a CDS encoding glycerate kinase type-2 family protein; its protein translation is MTRTPLTQPRALLRAMFDAAVAAAQPALCLPPHLPPPPLGRTLVIGAGKASAEMARVLERHWQGDLAGLVVTRYGYAVPCERIEIVEAAHPVPNEAGLSAARRMLDFVAGLTPDDLVICLISGGGSALLPLPAPGLTLADKQRLNSALLASGATISEMNCVRRHLSAIKGGRLAAACHPARVLTLLISDVPGDDPVDIASGPTCADATTCEDALAVLRRYGIEVPAHVRAVLESGRGESVKPGDPRLAGHDIRYIATPQMALEAAAAVAAEAGVTAHILGDGIEGEAREVGTVLAGIARQVAARGQPFAAPCILLSGGETTVTVRGKGRGGRNVEFLLSLAVALNGLERVHAMACDTDGVDGQEEIAGAYAGPATLECARQLGIRPRDSLADNDGHGFFQALDDSVVCGPTLTNVNDFRAILIEG
- a CDS encoding GGDEF domain-containing protein — protein: MTSEAPLYKNHALLLSQSFFIKDNKDELLLHAHKYDFDIAFFSEVSDFAQAVEASGDNSLFVIDLDALHNMQADMQSARKTLLLGELLERLPGGHSYVYLQSARQGGRFLLQQRLVDSDCLAYAEKPIANDVLVDKLFNLFVQKKRGDLVRLIFLGDATQVDEAALLEQRVELLRHDDAHTLHLRVKELQPDMVMIADAEYERTEAIVRVLKKNIEADPVREIMMLQRRVDVDLTRAALASGFDGIIPLISRELLTAQLVNRANKIRVSKDLIGKDRATGLLNKVGLQKKTQELICNAGREGRSLALGVVDIDKFKTINDTWGHYFGDIVIKRLSLTLSSHVGEQDLLSRFGGEEFVVVFWDCSLEDGARRLDAMRQAFGAIPFEVTPGTVRTFSFSGGVAAYPEYKTGNELFLRADAMLYEAKQGGRNQIRIAPAAVSPRSGSPGSH
- a CDS encoding DUF2945 domain-containing protein — protein: MADDFKAGDKVQWQSSQGTVHGTVKKKLTSPTDIKGHHVAASKENPEYLVVSDKTGAEAAHKGSALKKA
- the uvsE gene encoding UV DNA damage repair endonuclease UvsE, with product MPPHLGLVCITASTAVRYRTITRKRLLEHSLDGQRKLLDELYRSNIQVLDNALRYCEAEGIRLYRMPSSLFPFSDEDIGREVLAPFAATLARTGARALERGIRLVMHPDQFVVLSSDSAGVVENSVKILQMHADIMDLLAQPRTPWALLEIHGGKADRDDALVANIARLPDAIRCRLGLENDEYAYSASEIHAICLRTGVPMVFDAHHHIVHEKLDSYEDPSVGEMLDKARATWVVPEHQLVHISNGRTSFNDRQHSDLISTMPSSYARAPWIEIEAKSKEDAINGLAGWRAAAG
- a CDS encoding lamin tail domain-containing protein → MNIYQAIWDADQSGSGIKPLLATSDAAGQEEHGFIRVLTKTETLRDPNILFDLALPQHKRTTYDLAQALFDNYALDEQHAEAETPEEREEIHDLLDAVVDSAPMLVARQYVEEATGTSVSSARWYATLLEMWFRTFRGGGDPALSGFEHVFVGEQEGPKVQGYHFWYKYYLDDGMVQREGNRAAFPGLDDDRIVYLRGQYKDGQEQFAESVTISYKWMAPDYDAKVLRPLTKPTGGFFVGCSVEGLMALGTVRAHLGARAPKEAVINGARYELKVFRSENNQHIRTFYPIYLGPASDVTPPDVPVPDPVEPGKLRILAALVNPQGDDPGGERVMLANGGSQAVSLAGFVLRDANRNRLAVPDEFGTIPARGAVTVSLPKGSIQLSNKGGEITLLTPGGKVAHRVSYSKAQARREGEVIYF
- the pepN gene encoding aminopeptidase N, coding for MKPLLRKAVALTLGSSLLMAAPAVLAASAPRADKEWLSQADAEARSARVSNVAYQLDFTLTGQETFANTTTLNFDLNDASSPLTIDLNKATVKSLTVNGKSVAPQYNKWFITLAAADLKKGRNTVVVSFERLHSTNGEGLHRMVDPVDGRVYTYSHFEPAAAQQMFALFDQPDLKATYQVNVTAPADWVVVSTMREAKVEDAQGGKRWTFPVSKKLSPYNFSLHAGPYKIWEDNSAKYPMRLFARQSVAAQVDPKDWFTFTKQGLAFFDDYFGIPYQFEKYDQLLVPDFLYGAMENAGAVTFAENRFLHKDKMTTDQRHSLASVIMHEMAHQWFGDLVTMKWWNGLWLNESFASFMGTLGTAESTEFKNAWQYFYAQGKTAAYRQDQSLGTHPIEVPVATSANAFDNIDAITYSKGASTLKQLRHLLGEETFRRGVHNYLVKYQFQNAKLDDFIGSLGEAAGRDLSQWTQDWLYQPGVNTVTANYTCKGGKIDAFSLAQTAPGEHPVLREQRVQVALFRNQGKAMTLDRKVAVTYKGASTAVPELQGAACPDLVYPNYEDWGYAKVKLDARSFGTARSHVSKVAEPLLRAMLWQSMWDGVRDGELALNEFMQTALNNAPRETDYALLGNVLTNVRTGLGYLQKMAPDAAYTTSTVQALEKMAWQGIATAKDENFRRRWLATYVDFAGSKPALDRLAGLLQNRGVPKGVTINQDVRWAIVKQLAEQDYPAADKLLAAEAARDKSDAGQAAALAAQVVRPDPAVKADWLAKIADLQTKLPFSRIRTAMENLYPSAQASLNEQSAAQRLARLPELDKNAGPVYMRSFAESMIPATCTPQSVQRLADTAAQQKELTAGTRRALLETQQEDARCVAIRKAMTVPLG
- a CDS encoding GNAT family N-acetyltransferase, with amino-acid sequence MQVTFETPDQPDVHALIAELDAYLYSLYPPENVYALDIASLLAPNVEFAVARDAGGSAIGCAAVVVTPEYGEIKRMYVRPTARGQGLARKLISALEEKARAQGCSVFMLETGPTMQEALALYERMGYKHRGAFGDYPEDPLSVFMQKVVA
- a CDS encoding nucleotide pyrophosphohydrolase, with the translated sequence MTKDTLTKDTLTELRDLTRAFAAERDWQQFHTPKNLAMALSVEVAELAEHFQWLHTGAAEELDERKREGIRHEMADVLLYLVQLADATGVDLRAAALEKLRLNGEKYPAAVVRGDARKYDEY